The proteins below come from a single Gossypium raimondii isolate GPD5lz chromosome 2, ASM2569854v1, whole genome shotgun sequence genomic window:
- the LOC128033964 gene encoding uncharacterized protein LOC128033964, which yields MDFVNGLPLTPIKKDSIWVIMHRLTKSAHSILVRIDYSLHKLVRLYIYEIMRLHRVPISITSYRDPRFASRFWRKLHQALDSWKDYLPLAEFAYNNSYQSSNQMAPYESLYGHRCHTSSCWTELGKRHVLGPELVSNTEDKVKLIRDRLKAATDRQKSYTDLKRREIEYFVGHFIFLKVSPWKKDVFHVSMLRHYHSDPMHIVLVEEIKVRPDLTFEEEPVQILDRNINVLRRKSIPLVKNGPTGQVDKWGVSVRDVMGSNLWDRKGCIFAPNFGKSCAELDF from the exons ATGGATTTCGTTAatgggttgcctctaacacccaTAAAGAAGGATTCAATATGGGTCATCATgcatcgattgaccaagtctgcccACTCTATACTGGTTCGTATTGATTATTCTCTGCACAAGCTGGTGAGGCTTTATATTTATGAGATAATGAGACTGCATAGAGTACCAATTTCGATCACCTCTTATAGGGATCCTCGTTTCGCGTCTCGATTTTGGAGGAAGTTACATCAAGCTCTGG ACAGTTGGAAGGATTACTTGCCGCTAgctgagtttgcttataataacagCTATCAGTCTAGCAAtcaaatggcaccttacgagtcTTTATATGGTCATAGGTGTCACACATCttcatgttggactgagttgggcaaGCGGCATGTTCTGGGCCCTGAACTAGTTTCTAATACTGAGGATAAAGTTAAACTGATTCGGGATCGATTAAAAGCGGCAACTGATAGGCAGAAGTCCTACACCGATCTGAAGCGTCGAGAGATTGAGTATTTTGTGGGGcatttcatttttctcaagGTCTCACCATGGAAGAAG GACGTGTTCCATGTCTCTATGTTGAGGCACTACCACTCTGATCCCATGCATATTGTTCTTGTTGAGGAGATCAAGGTTAGGCCAGATCTGACCTTTGAGGAGGAGCCAGTTCAGATTCTTGATCGCAACATTAACGTTTTGAGAAGGAAATCTATTCCACTAGTAAAG aatgggcctaCTGGTCAGGTGGATAAGTGGGGTGTTAGTGTGAGGGATGTCATGGGTTCGAATCTTTGGGACAGAAAGGGTTGTATTTTTGCTCCTAATTTCGGCAAGAGTTGTGCTGAACTGGATTTTTGA
- the LOC105788340 gene encoding xylan glycosyltransferase MUCI21 isoform X1: MVQHQRYSQLKNGGDEEAATLVFVWTNRGYYRRRRPKILSFLLLSLLSCGFILAPHFFSFSSALSHLSDFFGVQNDGLSGDLDVNAPLCSSISNGSVCCDRSHFRSDICFMKGDIRTHSPTSSVFLYSPKNSDDNVSSTVDGDELQHEKIKPYTRKWETSIMATIDELNLISKRRNSDVDHSCDVIHDVPAVIFSTGGYTGNVYHEFNDGIIPLYITSQQFNTEVVFVILEYHDWWVMKYADILPHLSSYPPIDFNGDNRTHCFTEAITGLRIHDELTVDPILMKNNESIVDFRNLLDRAYRPRITGLIRKAQEKTSGCALATPKRMHNQPKKPKLVILSRKGSRAITNQNILVKAAEEIGFEVHVLRPEPTTELAKIYMELNSSDAMIGVHGAAMTHFLFMRPRYSVFIQVIPLGTDWAAETYYGEPARKLGLKYIGYKISRRESSLVDEYDKDDPVLTDPSSLNQKGWEYTKKIYLERQTVKLDLTRFRKRLLRAYDYITRIHLQSQHLA; the protein is encoded by the exons ATGGTGCAGCATCAGCGTTACAGTCAGTTGAAAAATGGTGGAGATGAAGAGGCAGCAACCCTTGTTTTCGTGTGGACGAACCGTGGTTATTACAGGAGAAGAAGGCCTAAGATTCTCTCTTtccttttactttctcttctttcttgtGGCTTCATATTGGCTCCTCACTTCTTTAGCTTTTCTTCTGCTTTATCTCATCTCT CAGATTTTTTTGGTGTACAAAATGACGGCCTTTCTGGTGATTTGGATGTAAATGCTCCTCTTTGTTCTTCAATCTCTAATG GTTCAGTTTGCTGTGACAGAAGCCATTTTCGATCTGATATTTGTTTTATGAAAGGTGACATAAGAACACATTCTCCCACCTCTTCGGTTTTCCTTTATTCACCAAAAAACAGCGACGATAACGTTTCAAGTACGGTTGATGGTGATGAACTTCAACACGAAAAGATCAAACCTTATACCCGAAAATGGGAAACGAGTATAATGGCCACCATTGATGAATTGAACCTTATCTCAAAGAGACGAAATTCGGACGTTGACCATTCTTGTGACGTAATTCATGATGTTCCAGCAGTTATCTTCTCAACTGGAGGCTACACAGGCAACGTTTATCATGAGTTCAATGATGGGATCATCCCTCTGTACATCACTTCGCAGCAATTTAACACGGAGGTGGTGTTTGTGATCCTTGAATATCATGATTGGTGGGTTATGAAGTATGCTGACATCCTTCCACATCTCTCCAGTTATCCACCAATAGACTTCAATGGAGACAATCGAACCCATTGCTTTACTGAGGCAATAACTGGGCTTAGAATCCATGATGAGCTCACTGTGGACCCTATATTGatgaagaacaatgagagtATTGTGGATTTTCGAAACCTTCTTGATAGAGCTTACCGACCCAGAATTACAGGTTTGATACGAAAAGCACAGGAGAAGACATCAGGGTGTGCATTAGCTACCCCAAAAAGGATGCACAATCAACCAAAGAAACCAAAGTTGGTGATACTGTCTCGGAAAGGTTCTAGAGCAATAACTAACCAAAACATTTTGGTGAAAGCAGCAGAGGAAATTGGGTTTGAGGTTCATGTTTTGAGGCCGGAGCCAACAACGGAATTAGCAAAGATTTACATGGAACTTAATTCAAGCGATGCCATGATTGGTGTCCATGGTGCTGCCATGACTCATTTCTTGTTCATGAGACCTCGCTACTCGGTTTTCATTCAAGTGATCCCCCTAGGAACAGATTGGGCAGCTGAGACATACTACGGGGAGCCAGCAAGGAAGCTTGGTTTGAAGTATATTGGGTACAAAATCAGCCGTAGAGAGAGCTCATTGGTTGATGAATATGATAAAGACGATCCCGTTCTCACAGACCCTTCTAGTTTAAATCAAAAGGGATGGGAATACACCAAGAAAATCTATCTTGAGCGTCAAACCGTAAAATTAGACCTCACCAGATTCCGGAAGCGCCTTCTTCGTGCTTATGACTATATCACTAGAATTCATCTCCAGTCTCAGCATTTGGCTTAA
- the LOC105788340 gene encoding xylan glycosyltransferase MUCI21 isoform X2, with product MVQHQRYSQLKNGGDEEAATLVFVWTNRGYYRRRRPKILSFLLLSLLSCGFILAPHFFSFSSALSHLYFFGVQNDGLSGDLDVNAPLCSSISNGSVCCDRSHFRSDICFMKGDIRTHSPTSSVFLYSPKNSDDNVSSTVDGDELQHEKIKPYTRKWETSIMATIDELNLISKRRNSDVDHSCDVIHDVPAVIFSTGGYTGNVYHEFNDGIIPLYITSQQFNTEVVFVILEYHDWWVMKYADILPHLSSYPPIDFNGDNRTHCFTEAITGLRIHDELTVDPILMKNNESIVDFRNLLDRAYRPRITGLIRKAQEKTSGCALATPKRMHNQPKKPKLVILSRKGSRAITNQNILVKAAEEIGFEVHVLRPEPTTELAKIYMELNSSDAMIGVHGAAMTHFLFMRPRYSVFIQVIPLGTDWAAETYYGEPARKLGLKYIGYKISRRESSLVDEYDKDDPVLTDPSSLNQKGWEYTKKIYLERQTVKLDLTRFRKRLLRAYDYITRIHLQSQHLA from the exons ATGGTGCAGCATCAGCGTTACAGTCAGTTGAAAAATGGTGGAGATGAAGAGGCAGCAACCCTTGTTTTCGTGTGGACGAACCGTGGTTATTACAGGAGAAGAAGGCCTAAGATTCTCTCTTtccttttactttctcttctttcttgtGGCTTCATATTGGCTCCTCACTTCTTTAGCTTTTCTTCTGCTTTATCTCATCTCT ATTTTTTTGGTGTACAAAATGACGGCCTTTCTGGTGATTTGGATGTAAATGCTCCTCTTTGTTCTTCAATCTCTAATG GTTCAGTTTGCTGTGACAGAAGCCATTTTCGATCTGATATTTGTTTTATGAAAGGTGACATAAGAACACATTCTCCCACCTCTTCGGTTTTCCTTTATTCACCAAAAAACAGCGACGATAACGTTTCAAGTACGGTTGATGGTGATGAACTTCAACACGAAAAGATCAAACCTTATACCCGAAAATGGGAAACGAGTATAATGGCCACCATTGATGAATTGAACCTTATCTCAAAGAGACGAAATTCGGACGTTGACCATTCTTGTGACGTAATTCATGATGTTCCAGCAGTTATCTTCTCAACTGGAGGCTACACAGGCAACGTTTATCATGAGTTCAATGATGGGATCATCCCTCTGTACATCACTTCGCAGCAATTTAACACGGAGGTGGTGTTTGTGATCCTTGAATATCATGATTGGTGGGTTATGAAGTATGCTGACATCCTTCCACATCTCTCCAGTTATCCACCAATAGACTTCAATGGAGACAATCGAACCCATTGCTTTACTGAGGCAATAACTGGGCTTAGAATCCATGATGAGCTCACTGTGGACCCTATATTGatgaagaacaatgagagtATTGTGGATTTTCGAAACCTTCTTGATAGAGCTTACCGACCCAGAATTACAGGTTTGATACGAAAAGCACAGGAGAAGACATCAGGGTGTGCATTAGCTACCCCAAAAAGGATGCACAATCAACCAAAGAAACCAAAGTTGGTGATACTGTCTCGGAAAGGTTCTAGAGCAATAACTAACCAAAACATTTTGGTGAAAGCAGCAGAGGAAATTGGGTTTGAGGTTCATGTTTTGAGGCCGGAGCCAACAACGGAATTAGCAAAGATTTACATGGAACTTAATTCAAGCGATGCCATGATTGGTGTCCATGGTGCTGCCATGACTCATTTCTTGTTCATGAGACCTCGCTACTCGGTTTTCATTCAAGTGATCCCCCTAGGAACAGATTGGGCAGCTGAGACATACTACGGGGAGCCAGCAAGGAAGCTTGGTTTGAAGTATATTGGGTACAAAATCAGCCGTAGAGAGAGCTCATTGGTTGATGAATATGATAAAGACGATCCCGTTCTCACAGACCCTTCTAGTTTAAATCAAAAGGGATGGGAATACACCAAGAAAATCTATCTTGAGCGTCAAACCGTAAAATTAGACCTCACCAGATTCCGGAAGCGCCTTCTTCGTGCTTATGACTATATCACTAGAATTCATCTCCAGTCTCAGCATTTGGCTTAA